A genomic window from Salvelinus alpinus chromosome 10, SLU_Salpinus.1, whole genome shotgun sequence includes:
- the LOC139532240 gene encoding acyl-CoA-binding protein-like yields MSMAEFEKAADEVRRLTVQPSYAELAVVYGLYKQATLGNVNTKRPGIFDFQGKSKWDGWKAQEGKSKEDAIKEYIAFVEEMKAKYPM; encoded by the exons ATGTCTATG GCTGAATTTGAAAAGGCTGCCGATGAGGTGAGGAGGCTGACGGTACAACCTAGCTACGCTGAACTAGCAGTAGTATATGGTTTGTACAAGCAGGCGACACTCGGCAACGTCAATACGA AGCGTCCGGGAATATTTGACTTCCAAGGAAAATCTAAATGGGATGGTTGGAAAGCACAGGAAG GAAAGTCCAAAGAAGATGCCATAAAAGAATATATTGCCTTTGTGGAAGAAATGAAAGCAAAGTACCCAATGTAG
- the LOC139532941 gene encoding secretin receptor-like: MHIGIIGILLGMYLKVQADCEPYIILIREEERCLHELQLHNVSKTPQPDCKGMWDHLNCWSPAFVGETASQNCPNFFKSEGKVSRNCTDTGWTDPFPPYEHACFNETLHLLGESHDSHMYFLYVKTMYTAGYALSLISLTIAITILCLFRKLHCTRNYIHIQLFVSFILRATFIFIKDSVLFTDEDFYHCDDYPVVCKLVVMFSNYCIMANYSWLLVEGHYLHTLVSLSFFSKKKHLWWYIILGWGLPMIVIVSWGLAKYFYEDEGCWETRVHDWVWWILRLPVLLFIIINLVFFLSIIRILVGKLRMPDMHGNEFSQYKRLTKSTFLLVTLFGLYYILFAFLPIKVSGLTYKIWTFVELALASTQGFGVAVLYCFLNGEVQYEVQRRWRRWRLKQHLHGEPRQHGSMSQSVSPLTQVSLLPCSGPASLA; the protein is encoded by the exons ATGCACATTGGAATTATTGGAATCCTACTGGGCATGTACTTGAAG GTTCAAGCAGACTGTGAGCCGTACATCATACTTATTAGAGAGGAGGAGCGGTGCCTTCATGAGTTGCAACTGCATAATGTGTCCAAAACTCCCCAACCAG ACTGCAAGGGTATGTGGGACCACTTGAATTGCTGGTCTCCTGCTTTTGTAGGGGAAACTGCATCACAGAACTGTCCCAATTTCTTCAAATCAGAAG GTAAAGTGTCCCGGAACTGCACAGACACGGGCTGGACGGACCCATTCCCTCCTTACGAGCATGCATGTTTCAACGAAACCTTACACTTACTTGGAGAG TCACATGACTCCCACATGTACTTCCTCTACGTGAAGACAATGTACACAGCAGGCTAcgctctctctctaatctctctcacCATCGCCATCACCATCCTCTGTCTCTTTAG GAAACTGCACTGCACCAGAAACTACATCCACATCCAACTCTTCGTTTCCTTCATCCTGCGTGCCACCTTCATCTTCATCAAAGACTCTGTGCTCTTCACCGATGAAGACTTCTACCACTGTGACGACTACCCA GTGGTGTGTAAGTTAGTGGTGATGTTCTCCAACTACTGCATCATGGCTAACTACAGCTGGCTGCTGGTGGAGGGACACTACCTCCACACCCTGGTCAGCCTCTCCTTCTTCTCCAAGAAGAAACACCTTTGGTGGTACATCATCCTGGGCTGGG GTTTGCCAATGATTGTCATTGTATCCTGGGGCTTGGCAAAATACTTCTATGAGGATGAAGG CTGCTGGGAGACAAGGGTACATGACTGGGTTTGGTGGATTCTCAGATTACCAGTCCTACTCTTCATAATC ATTAATTTGGTATTTTTTCTGAGTATCATAAGAATTCTGGTGGGGAAACTGCGGATGCCAGACATGCATGGAAATGAATTCAGCCAATACAA GAGACTTACCAAATCGACTTTTCTTTTGGTGACCCTCTTTGGTTTGTACTACATCCTCTTTGCCTTCTTACCCATCAAAGTCAGTGGTTTAACTTACAAAATATGGACCTTTGTTGAGCTGGCTCTTGCATCAACACAG GGCTTTGGAGTTGCTGTTCTTTACTGTTTTCTAAATGGGGAG GTACAGTACGAGGTACAGAGGAGATGGCGCAGGTGGAGGCTGAAGCAGCATCTACACGGGGAGCCCAGACAGCATGGTTCCATGAGCCAAAGCGTCTCTCCCCTTACCCAGGTCTCCTTGCTTCCCTGTTCCGGACCGGCCAGCCTGGCATGA